A window of the Ostrea edulis chromosome 1, xbOstEdul1.1, whole genome shotgun sequence genome harbors these coding sequences:
- the LOC125682413 gene encoding uncharacterized protein LOC125682413: protein MVVCERRSRPLVLITICVIVGFVYLTFYHNTFGFMNNFQNNGGNSLEKTISKDSPNERQSIDPNSKKKQNINCRGREQKIIKNIFSRDGKGWYENREVCDACFDFPKATLKTKFGPTPIFIYPRNEDVWVSTSLQDRGTFESDKAEIIFKMMKDDPELQIIDIGANIGVYTLSCAKAGRKVLAVEALDKNIQHICASVMEGGLQDNVYLVHNAISNGHDLVNLGMDKSNMGGTFVDVDSSHIKELKLGRAQGTYGQVYTITMDDLLDLPAIKHFKKVFIKMDVEGFEARAVEKSVKFFEKIKVSGFVMEWEFHKGQPTAQKIIDFMTARKFKPHAVNIAKAPLNLAESNKWGYDVLWLPS from the exons ATGGTGGTATGTGAAAGAAGATCTCGTCCTCTGGTACTGATCACCATTtgtgttattgtgggattcgtATATCTTACTTTCTATCATAATACGTTTGGAttcatgaataattttcaaaataatggaGGAAATAGTCTAGAAAAGACAATATCAAAAGACAGCCCCAATGAGAGACAAAGCATAGATccaaattcaaaaaagaaacaGAACATTAATTGCCGTGGTAGGGAACAAAAAAtcataaagaatatttttagCCGTGATGGTAAAGGATGGTACGAAAATCGTGAAGTTTGTGACGCTTGTTTCGATTTTCCAAAAGCTACCCTGAAAACTAAATTTGGACCAACACCTATCTTCATATACCCGAGAAATGAGGATGTTTGGGTCTCGACTTCTCTTCAGGACAGAGGGACCTTTGAATCCGATAAAGCGGAAATCATATTCAAAATGATGAAAGATGATCCCGAGCTACAAATTATTGATATAGGAGCAAATATTG GTGTTTACACGCTGAGTTGTGCGAAAGCTGGGCGCAAAGTATTGGCTGTGGAGGCATTGGACAAAAATATACAGCACATCTGCGCTTCGGTGATGGAAGGAGGGTTACAAGACAACGTGTATCTTGTTCACAACGCCATTTCAAACGGACATGACCTCGTTAATCTTGGAATGGACAAGAGCAATATGGGGGGTACATTTGTTGATGTTGACTCTAGTCATATAAAGGAACTTAAATTGGGTCGGGCTCAAGGTACATATGGCCAAGTTTATACCATTACAATGGACGACCTCTTAGATCTCCCAGCTATAAAACATTTTAAgaaagttttcatcaaaatggATGTTGAGGGTTTTGAAGCACGAGCGGTTGAAAAATCTGTGAAGTTTTTCGAAAAAATCAAAGTTTCGGGATTTGTTATGGAATGGGAATTTCATAAAGGACAACCGACGGCccaaaaaattattgattttatgaCTGCGCGAAAATTTAAACCCCATGCCGTAAACATTGCGAAAGCACCGTTGAATCTTGCTGAAAGTAACAAATGGGGTTATGATGTCTTGTGGCTGCCAAGCTAG